A genomic segment from Sphingomonas astaxanthinifaciens DSM 22298 encodes:
- a CDS encoding MaoC family dehydratase, with protein sequence MPGRYYDEWEVGQTVTHALRRTVTETDNLLISTLTHNPQPLHLDAEAAKDTEFGRILVNSCFTFSLLVGASVEDTTAGVLVANLGFDEVRLPSPVFIGDTLHFESGCIALRESNSRPTAGLVTWEHRAFNQREQLVCQMKRTALIQKRPAA encoded by the coding sequence ATGCCCGGACGCTATTATGACGAGTGGGAAGTCGGCCAGACCGTCACCCACGCCCTCCGCCGCACCGTCACCGAGACCGACAATCTGCTGATCTCGACGCTGACCCACAATCCGCAGCCGTTGCACCTCGACGCCGAGGCCGCGAAGGACACCGAATTCGGCCGGATCCTGGTCAACAGCTGCTTCACCTTCAGCCTGCTGGTCGGCGCCTCGGTCGAGGACACCACCGCCGGGGTCCTCGTCGCCAATCTCGGCTTCGACGAGGTCCGCCTGCCCAGCCCCGTCTTCATCGGCGACACGCTCCACTTCGAAAGCGGCTGCATCGCCCTGCGCGAAAGCAATTCGCGGCCCACCGCCGGCCTCGTCACCTGGGAGCATCGCGCCTTCAACCAGCGCGAGCAGCTGGTCTGCCAGATGAAGCGCACCGCCCTCATCCAAAAGCGCCCCGCGGCATGA
- a CDS encoding transketolase-like TK C-terminal-containing protein: protein MTDLAALATLEERLRFLASWVIHHANHVRDSADGLKVGGHQASSASMSAILTALYFDALGPNDRVAVKPHAGPVLHAIHYLLGGQDRGTLENFRGFKGAQSYPSRTKDRIPVDFSTGSVGLGVAITLFASLVQDWLSARDALPADRRGRFVALMGDAELDEGNIYEAIIEGHKHDVRNLWWIVDYNRQSLDATSADRMFERFDDIFRTCGWRVVELRHGKRLAAALGPAPKVKEWLEALPNADHSALLYQGGAAWRARLEQDLGKAAAPFLKAHDDAALAALFSDLGGHCMASLTEAFAAANDDVPTMFIAWTVKGYGLPFAGHKDNHAGLMNPTQFAAYRDGLGIAEGQEWEPLAGLGGNARANVQALVDQTRVRRYKEPRNFTSWQVPALPTPTGDEQSTQAAFGRILLDLAKSGDGLADRILTTSPDVTVSTNLGAFVNNRGLFHRRGIRDVFAEAKIPSAQKWAARQAGQHVELGIAESNLFLMLAAAGLSGDLFGHRLIPIGTLYDPFIARGLDSLNYGCYQDARFLLVATPSGLTLGPEGGAHQSINPPLIALGQPGLRHYEPAFADELALFMHEAFRLIDAPDGESTYLRLSTRSIAQEPRTSDAWQADALAGSYWLREPGANAEAAIVAMGAIMPEALAAYEELAADVPGLGLLSVTSPNLLHRGWSGAQAGRWHGHGQPSHVETLLGKLAPTARLVTLCDAAPASLSWLGAVLGHRVAPLGVDRFGQTGNLPDLYGEYRLDGDAITEAMAGLLIG from the coding sequence TCCTCGCCTCGTGGGTCATCCACCACGCCAACCACGTCCGCGACAGCGCCGACGGGCTGAAGGTCGGCGGCCACCAGGCCTCGAGCGCCTCGATGAGCGCGATCCTCACCGCCCTCTATTTCGACGCGCTCGGCCCCAATGACCGGGTCGCGGTCAAGCCCCACGCCGGCCCCGTCCTCCACGCCATCCACTACCTGCTGGGCGGCCAGGACCGCGGCACCCTCGAGAATTTCCGCGGCTTCAAGGGCGCGCAAAGCTATCCCAGCCGGACCAAGGACCGGATCCCGGTCGACTTCTCCACCGGCTCGGTCGGGCTCGGGGTCGCCATCACCCTCTTCGCCAGCCTCGTTCAGGACTGGCTGTCGGCGCGCGACGCCTTGCCGGCCGACCGGCGCGGGCGCTTCGTCGCGCTGATGGGCGATGCCGAACTGGACGAAGGCAATATCTACGAAGCCATCATCGAGGGGCACAAGCACGACGTCCGCAACCTGTGGTGGATCGTCGACTACAACCGCCAAAGCCTCGACGCGACCAGCGCCGACCGGATGTTCGAGCGCTTCGACGACATCTTCCGGACCTGCGGCTGGCGCGTGGTCGAGCTTCGCCACGGCAAGCGCCTCGCCGCCGCCCTTGGCCCGGCGCCGAAGGTCAAGGAGTGGCTCGAAGCCCTCCCCAATGCCGACCACAGCGCGCTGCTCTACCAGGGCGGCGCGGCCTGGCGCGCGCGGCTGGAGCAGGACCTCGGCAAGGCCGCCGCGCCGTTCCTCAAGGCCCATGACGATGCCGCCCTCGCCGCTTTGTTCAGCGACCTCGGCGGGCATTGCATGGCCAGCCTGACCGAAGCCTTCGCCGCCGCGAATGACGACGTCCCGACCATGTTCATCGCGTGGACGGTCAAGGGCTATGGTCTGCCCTTCGCGGGCCACAAGGACAATCACGCCGGCCTCATGAACCCGACCCAGTTCGCCGCCTATCGCGACGGCCTCGGCATCGCCGAGGGGCAGGAATGGGAGCCCCTCGCCGGCCTTGGCGGCAATGCCCGCGCGAACGTCCAGGCGCTGGTCGACCAAACCAGGGTCCGCCGCTACAAGGAGCCGCGCAACTTCACCAGCTGGCAGGTGCCCGCCCTTCCCACCCCGACCGGGGACGAACAGAGCACGCAGGCCGCGTTCGGGCGCATCCTCCTCGACCTCGCCAAGTCGGGCGACGGCCTCGCCGACCGCATCCTCACCACCTCGCCCGACGTCACCGTCTCGACCAACCTCGGCGCCTTCGTGAACAACCGGGGCCTGTTCCACCGCCGCGGCATTCGCGACGTCTTCGCCGAAGCGAAGATCCCGAGCGCGCAGAAATGGGCCGCCCGCCAAGCCGGCCAGCATGTCGAGCTCGGCATCGCGGAGTCGAACCTGTTCCTGATGCTCGCCGCCGCCGGGCTCTCGGGCGACCTCTTCGGGCACCGCCTGATCCCGATCGGCACGCTCTACGATCCGTTCATCGCCCGCGGCCTCGATAGCCTCAACTACGGCTGCTACCAGGACGCCCGCTTCCTCCTCGTTGCCACGCCGTCGGGCCTGACCCTCGGGCCCGAGGGCGGCGCGCACCAGTCGATCAATCCGCCCTTGATCGCGCTCGGCCAGCCCGGCCTGCGCCACTACGAGCCCGCCTTCGCCGACGAGCTCGCCCTCTTCATGCACGAGGCCTTCCGCCTGATCGACGCGCCGGATGGCGAGAGCACCTACCTCCGCCTCTCGACCCGCAGCATCGCGCAGGAGCCCCGCACCTCCGATGCCTGGCAGGCCGACGCGCTCGCCGGCAGCTACTGGCTGCGCGAGCCCGGCGCCAACGCCGAAGCGGCGATCGTCGCCATGGGCGCGATCATGCCCGAGGCACTTGCCGCCTATGAGGAGCTCGCCGCCGACGTCCCCGGCCTCGGCCTCCTCTCGGTCACCAGCCCCAACCTCCTCCACCGCGGCTGGAGCGGGGCACAGGCGGGCCGCTGGCACGGCCACGGCCAGCCGAGCCATGTCGAGACCCTCCTCGGGAAGCTTGCCCCCACCGCGCGCCTCGTCACTTTGTGCGACGCCGCCCCGGCCTCGCTTTCCTGGCTCGGCGCCGTCCTCGGCCACCGGGTCGCGCCGCTCGGCGTCGACCGCTTCGGCCAGACCGGCAACCTCCCCGACCTCTACGGCGAATATCGCCTCGACGGCGACGCGATCACCGAGGCGATGGCGGGGCTTCTCATCGGCTGA